The window gatcctgaccagactgcgcggatgctaaTACGTCGAGTTAGCgaatatacatgtagtacaaATAAATCTCTCgcgattttttttgattttgaaaaaaaaaaacagtatgtgTTACACCTTACTATTTATAATAAGCGTTTACAACGCAGAGAAGAAACAAAGTCTTCTTGTCCTGACATATAATATGATgtagaatatatttcaatttctttacGATATTTAAGGTACAACAAAAGTTGACAACAACCATACAATTTGAACTTACATGGTATGATGATGGAATGAAATGGCCAACTTCCAAACTGTCAGGAATCTCTAAAATACTCATGCCACAGGTAAATATTAATTTCCATTTATCACTGAATGACTGACTTAATGACCGGCCAGCCGGccgtgtaatgaagtatttcgacccccatagaataacgaccccccggtcattattctatagaaaatgtgactcctttcctgcaaaatattgactccccttataaaaaactgactccctttgaaaactctatagaataacgacccccggtcattattctatagaaaaactgacccctccaagtaaaatactgactccctaaagatgacttccttcgaatctcatagaataacgaccccggttattattctatagaaaaagtgactccttccatgtaaaatactcactgccgaaattactacattcgaactctcatacaatatcgattcccggacattattctatttaaaaaagttactctttccgtgtaaaacgccggctcctaaaaagactttcgactataatatctattaaaaagtgatccccaccaaacctaacggacaattttactagatctacaactctaataccctccattgccaatagttaacattttgattgtactactactactggtgccgctacttctattgctattactacatgtacttcttcttcttctactactactactactactactacttctactactacaactgctactactgatactactatacctgcttccactaatacgtcttgtacatctgcctcttcttctcctgctgctgctgctgctgctgctgcaactgccactaccactgccactactactactactactactactttctattgttgccgctaccgtactttactgccactgctaagtattgcaacttattaatactaagttctatgctagcagtttcttgtgcagttttcttctgaagaattacttcataccgaagtttgcagggattattgacactggtgtgttttgtgaacgtattgtgaactgttattttcctgaaaaaaatgtatacaccaagatatagcgtctagaaatagaatcccttttcccgttgcggaatgctctgatttctgtgtcaagtgatggtatctaaggctaatggtcaaacggaaggacggacggacaagggcaaatctatatgcccccctccccggagtgggggcataaaatgcatcaattaggccttagatacatgagttatcactaaatttgaccaaatgaccgggggtcgttttttttatgtgagtcaatattcttcgtgaggttcagtttacttcacgtgggggagtcatagtactatgatctggagatcataatactatgaccggggggtcactttttctatagaataatgaccggggggtcattattctatgggggtcgaaatacttcattacacccgGCCggccaaccgaccgaccgaccgaacGAACGAATGAGtgaaacaaaaaatcaataaatcaatTTATCAGTTAATTTGTcctctttttttaatttacatactTGCATTTGTTTGTTGTATTTACCAGCGATTAGTTAATTATATTCACTACTTAACACTTCATGTTGCAGCTCTCTTTCAATGTCGAAAATCCATTCCTCGGTTGTATACAGGAGGTTGGCGGAATTTACCAGGTGCTAGGCTCATCCTCAACCTACTGAAACTGGAAAATCACCATAACTTTCTTACGCAAACCTTATAGCGGGCTGATGTATTAGCGTTCCTGGTCTGTAGCATAAATATAATGTACATTTCATTATACATTGtgtatatttttaatttgcaGAATGATTTGTGGAAGCCGGATCTAGCTTTGCTGAACAGTTTTACGTCGTTGAGCGCAATGGGCAGCAAGTTTATGTTTGTCGTGGTTGAAAATACTGGTAAATGCACGTGGAAACCATACCAGATTCTAGAAAGCACGTGTCAGGCAGACATGACGAATTATCCGTATGACACACAAGAATGCGATCTCAAGGTATACATTTGACTGTGTAATGTGAACACCAGTTCTTGATGCTTCTTACATTGTTTGAACTCAGAGTGTAATCTCaaagttgtacatgtatatttgtaattACGCGTTGAgtcattaaagaaatttgaaataaattggtCAAACGTACGTCACACTATTTAAGacaatatgttaaatataagTGTGGccaaattataaatatattatgctacgtgcaaaaccCTAGgaacccacccgcttagctcagtaggtagagtgccgatctacggatcacggggtcgtgagatCGATCCTCGGGTGGGCTGTATGTTCGCCGTGACgttttgattctgaaataatttgtccACCGCCTCTGATTCAAAAGAAGTTGGccgttacttgcagagaacaggtttgtactggtacagaatccaggaacactggttatgttaactgtccgccgttacataactgaaatactagtGAAACccaaaatatacaaagaaaacaaacaaaaccctAGTACAGCATCAACACGTAGCGTTAGGGAACATTAGCGACATTTCCATGGTGCAGCAATTGTAAACACTTGAGCAAGTCATTTTATACTGATAGAACTCATCCAAAAGTTAAATAATGTAGTGCCGTGTAACAACAGTTTTACTTCATGTTGGCAATAATTTCGCTAAAAGTGTACGGAAAGTATGGTGTAAAGAACTTTTCTCCTGATCCAGACATTGGTACCATTTCGTGTCGGTAAGTATTCCATCAATATTTCGATGAAGAGAAACCCTGTAAGGACATTATTGTGCGTGCATGTCGTGCAGATAGGCATAATACTCAAAAAGGTACACAACAGAATTAAtataatttcagtaaaaaagaACTCAATAGTAGTTGCGCTACATCTGATGTGATAACTCTTTATATTAATGGTGCCTCTGTGACATATATTTTAAAGAAGTAATATCTCGAAATCAATGATTTgtagttgaataaaatcattgtttggagttcagatgccgAGGAGTTATATCACAAGAGCGCGCAGTCCgagttatataataatatacatcTAACCGAGAAACACAGACTTTACTAAAGTGCAAATTACTGTTTTAGACATATCAGTTCGATTCGATAACGTTATCAAAGATTATGTAATACATTATCAGacggcactggtcgcaaaggcagaatcaatcgtgtccagcttgAGAATTGTTGCATTCATTCAAGTACACGGTTTTGGCAAATGTATGAAGCTCTAGTGCGggctttttgtttatttcttgtcAAATATTCTCGAACACAATCTCTGCGACCACTTAAAATACTGGCGTAGTGTTATACATATTTGGACCATTTGCATACGTACTAGTGTCTTTATAGATATAATAAGCTGATATAAAAATGCCATCAAGCTGGttcacggaaggtcggtggttctgccaagGTGCCTTCTCGTGGTGatataatacacggaggggcacctggggtctttctccaccatcaaagctggaaagtcatcatatgacttatgattgtgtcggtgtgacgttaaatccaacaaaataaataaataaatgatataaaatgtgaaaatgtctcAGTCACGAGAAAGGCTCTTGACACAGCAAATATATTTTAACGGAAGCATAGCCTTTCTATGGTACAAATTTTGATAACTGGTACTACATTCTTCGATCTACGAAGTAAGCTCTACAGACAGAAATATTATGAAAAGTAAATCTTACTCAAATGTTTACAATTTGAAGCGGGTAAAAACTGCGCCACAGAAATTGGGACATCATCCCTTTATGGTGGCTGAGCTGGGATTTAGCAGCTGTGTATATGGAACATTTGTACCTGGTGGTGCTAACTTATATCACCTAATGTTGCAAATTAATCTTCAGTGTGTCCAAAATGTGCGGTATATttcataaaactaaaatcaatttCTATTTCAGTTCAGCACATGGTCATCAACTTCCGACCAGGTTCAAACTATTGTTGGCTCTGCTGGTATGCGAATACACGAGAATTTCGTGGAGAACGCAGAATGGAAACTGGAAGGTGTATCTCAAAGAAACGAAACTATAAACGGTCAACTTACAGCTGTGTTTACATTAAGACTAAAACGAAACCATTCATTTATCGTGTTCTATGTGACAATTCCGGTTATTTTGCTTTCCCTATTGAATTCGCTAACATTTGCTCTACCGGTGTCAGCAGGAGAAAAGTCAGGCTATGCGATAACGGTGTTCCTGTCATTTTTAATTTACGTGATAGTCACTTTTCAGAAAATGCCCGATAGTTCTGACACTATTTCTCTTTTTGcgatttatgttttgatattgaCTGGGATGAGTAATTTAACAGTGATTATTTCTGTCTTAGAAATAAGGATGATGGAATTGAAGACTAAACATAAACCAATGCTACAATGTACCATCTCATTTACAAAAATGATACTAAATTTGCAACACAGATTTTTGTGCATAAAGGAAGAAATGGATGAAAAACGCTATTTACAGGAACAGATGGAAAGTACACAAAGAAAAAGTGTTGcgaatgatgatgacgatgacgatGACGATATTGAGGAAGAGGATAATACATGGCCAGAATTCGTTTCTGCTTTAGACTTTGTCTGTTTCTGggtgttttttattgtttcactTTCGCTGGCAGTTGGCTACATGGTTTATCTAGCGACACAAtagaatatataaacattttgccAATCTATAATTGTACACAATTATTGTAACCTATTACATATACTCTATTGCGAAAGAAGAAAAGCGCACTGTAGCCACCCCGCCTTTCTTTCTCCATCCCCTCTTAAAAGAGTAATTGCTCATCATTCAAATTGTCTCctagattttatttttgtatttgcttGCAATTTGTtcatgtttatgaaataattttgctGTCAGAAAAGACTGATTGTCGAAATAAAAAgtttacattcaatttttatttcattcagtaACTATTTTGTTGtgacttttcaaaataatgtttaccGTTATCTGTAAAGATCTATACACGCTTGATTTTGGTACACGGTaagtttataatcattttttgAAAGCTGAAAGTTGCATGATCCTCATAAATGTTCAGTTAGGTGGTAGGTTTTCAAACATACAACGATATGTTTTGTTGTTATGGACATATTCATACTTTTTGACTTGAAGTTGTACTGGGGTTAGAATCAATTACTACACATGTGGACTGATAGTAACGGTGATTTCTGAAACTGTCATGATGATTATCCATTGCATACGGCTTTTACCTCTACGCATAGTTGGGGAGATAAGGTTCCGACATTGTCCTTATACAGTGATGAGAGTGAAACTGTTTTAAGTGCTTCGTTATCTATATGTTTTTAGAACACTTCCGCTCTGACCCCTGGATATGCTCGTCTGTCTTTTCATCCGCTTGTCTTCCGGCAGAGCAATATCTGCATAGTTGGTCAAATTGAGTTGATATTGCATACACAGATACTTGGGAATCCTAGTTTGCTATTAAATGTTAACATACACAAAAGTAAtaattattatacttttatttcaactcacttaagtttgttttgggtttaacgccgtttttcaacaatatttcagttatttaacggcggccagttaacctaaccattatTTCTGaattctctaccagtacaaatatgttctccacaagtaactgccgacttccccacatgaatcagaggtagaggacaaatgatttcagatgcaatgtcttttatcaaattgtcgcggagaacatacgcctcgcccgggatcgaactcacgaccccttgaTCCGTaggtctgcgctctccctactgagacAAGCTGGCGGGCTAAACAATATTGAGTTTGTACAGATTAGTTAACCATAGTATGTGTTTACTAATTTAACCTTTCATAAACATCAACTTTCGACTTGCAAATATTTGAATGCCACATTAGAATATAGCATTGGCTACCATAATTTAACTggcgctatttttattttctaatggtTGCGACCATTATATCAGAGATCCAACACAGT is drawn from Mercenaria mercenaria strain notata unplaced genomic scaffold, MADL_Memer_1 contig_1037, whole genome shotgun sequence and contains these coding sequences:
- the LOC128551379 gene encoding neuronal acetylcholine receptor subunit alpha-9-like, coding for VQQKLTTTIQFELTWYDDGMKWPTSKLSGISKILMPQNDLWKPDLALLNSFTSLSAMGSKFMFVVVENTGKCTWKPYQILESTCQADMTNYPYDTQECDLKFSTWSSTSDQVQTIVGSAGMRIHENFVENAEWKLEGVSQRNETINGQLTAVFTLRLKRNHSFIVFYVTIPVILLSLLNSLTFALPVSAGEKSGYAITVFLSFLIYVIVTFQKMPDSSDTISLFAIYVLILTGMSNLTVIISVLEIRMMELKTKHKPMLQCTISFTKMILNLQHRFLCIKEEMDEKRYLQEQMESTQRKSVANDDDDDDDDIEEEDNTWPEFVSALDFVCFWVFFIVSLSLAVGYMVYLATQ